A genome region from Microplitis demolitor isolate Queensland-Clemson2020A chromosome 1, iyMicDemo2.1a, whole genome shotgun sequence includes the following:
- the LOC103578698 gene encoding DNA-binding protein Ets97D, with product MEQLNVAKNLNKMYDSNEDSDFALIRRIKMEPETILTHEEDIMAQLHQESSDLEVEPSFVVGPGNDDNCSNDDIYMQHMDIREPLSTLRILLQQKLGIDLKDYQFWLQDAQVLECHKNLVDQCVQGEGLVQVNVQINIPHKKINIVDVLKPAEDYVQVVDDQSPVPVQEDKKVIKWMVDVQYKQEQERLKIPADPVEWSQTHVKHWLQWAVRQFNLASIRLADWNITGAQLCGLTIEEFQAKVPIDKGDIFWTHLELLRKCKLVTVIQKDQVTSESLQDNKAMKIRNQKPAKARAVINQHSRLMGLPLTEPSPQVPSATSSRVVNSSQIQLWQFLLELLTDREHKEYIEWVGADGEFKLHKPDKVANLWGKRKNKPSMNYEKLSRALRYYYDGNMISKVQGKRFVYKFDCDLKNLLGYSAKELSNIVNETPKYC from the exons ATGGAACAATTGAATGtcgcaaaaaatttaaacaaaat gtATGATTCAAATGAAGATTCGGATTTTGCATTGATAAGGCGAATTAAAATGGAGCCAGAAACTATATTGACACATGAAGAAGACATTATGGCACAATTACATCAAGAAAGTTCTGATTTAGAAGTTGAGCCAAGTTTTGTTGTGGGACCAGGTAATGACGATAACTGCAGCAATGATGATATTTATATGCAGCATATGGACATCAGAGAGCCTCTGTCCACATTAAGAATTTTATTGCAACAGAAATTAGGCATTGATTTAAAAGATTATCAATTTTGGCTTCAAGATGCCCAAGTG ttggaatgccataaaaatttagttgatcAATGTGTCCAAGGCGAAGGTCTCGTCCAAGTTaatgtacaaataaatattccccataaaaaaataaatatcgttGATGTTTTAAAACCAGCTGAAGATTATGTTCAAGTAGTAGACGACCAAT ctCCAGTACCTGTAcaagaagataaaaaagttattaaatggATGGTAGATGTTCAATATAAACAAGAACAA gAACGTTTGAAAATACCAGCGGATCCAGTGGAGTGGTCACAAACTCACGTAAAACATTGGCTCCAATGGGCTGTAAGACAATTTAATCTCGCGTCAATCCGTTTAGCTGATTGGAATATAACAGGTGCTCAGCTTTGCGGTCTTACTATTGAAGAATTCCAAGCGAAAGTTCCAATTGACAAGGGCGACATATTCTGGACCCATTTAGAATTGTTGCGAAAGTGTAAATTAGTCA ctgTCATTCAAAAAGATCAAGTGACGAGTGAGAGCTTACAGGACAATAAAGCCATGAAAATACGAAATCAAAAACCGGCGAAAGCACGAGCAGTTATAAACCAGCACTCGCGATTAATGGGTTTACCATTGACAGAACCATCGCCACAAGTACCTTCGGCAACATCTAGCCGTGTTGTTAATAGCAGTCAAATACAATTATGGCAGTTTTTATTAGAACTACTGACAGATCGCGAGCATAAGGAATATATTGAGTGGGTGGGAGCTGAcggtgaatttaaattacacaaGCCTGATAAAGTTGCTAATTTGTGGGGGAAACGTAAAAATAAACCCTCgatgaattatgaaaaattgagTCGCGCACTCCGTTATTATTACGATGGTAATATGATTTCAAAAGTTCAGGGTAAAagatttgtttataaatttgattgtgatttaaaaaatctgcTTGGCTATTCTGCTAAGGAACTAAGTAATATCGTTAACGAAACCCCTAAATACTGCtga
- the LOC103578687 gene encoding putative uncharacterized protein DDB_G0282133: MESDSAPKKRQRLLSTSSQPPTNISVVECVRQFALPQTFPSMKPSKDNSDVNGTVKPSAGSGKLQKLKLKSPDGRELGEFDVQILPKDTPATNKNGKKISFSLETPIMTTSSPTDTIANRDSNTLVATATTPINSNQSSLLKVPPGSTYKSLNKNPYSAIKYVLPPSMKNVKAQMNEQSSVPSGLLIPLGSNIVTNPIYLDNNQVLSSADNNEDDNDSNEIVVKSGNGWRLLQKRPNSVTTMRNVQTNGVNRNIVINNKNGEKQTLLRKGMSLLNTGQNSPLRNIKNKNKIQANGKVNGHLMRIAGNKRTFDHGYTIATGMNEPKLINYIDNNSNGIININDDNLDSNTVYVVQNEDDLVDQDQDQVEKELENQSTKQSYTLTNSQGRVNLIRRGSNRNNNNNSSNKYDGNVSPTQTSRSSYLRDDLTDDEIASKLSVVGEALSTVSDHDLRERALKALAECGIGMERFVPKKPPLNYLSVKESQTQTNVFGLLDENNFISVTGDTDSIMRLQEIERQIIVDDTKVNKPSVDIVKFKQDLDKVLDGDWVNKPNIEQVKELLKVNPLVEKAYKLLEREINNCKKYDENGLLSIHKAVLKNNERALKRHIMVLRASKETVDIPTKDGQTSLELAIQHSASSEIVQLLLKNGANPVSPENTHDSALTIASRNTSDFLPQLVRYLSPNNPAINNVDSEGFTALHHCSRNGDLKGVKSLLSINADVNARDCKSGRTALFHAFENEYLTICKELLVAGAKPIIPNYSGHTVLTIFDEEKHFMLKEYFTKIPK; this comes from the exons atggAGTCTGATTCGGCACcaaaaaaaagacaaagacTATTATCGACGTCTAGTCAACCGCCGACGAATATTTCAGTTGTCGAGTGCGTTCGTCAGTTTGCCCTGCCCCAGACATTTCCTAGTATGAAACCCAGTAAAGACAACAGTGATGTCAATGGAACAGTAAAACCATCAGCAGGATCAGGAAAATTGcagaagttaaaattaaaatcaccaGATGGACGTGAACTCGGAGAATTCGACGTTCAAATTCTGCCAAAAGATACACCAGCGACTAATAAaaacggtaaaaaaatatcattctcATTAGAAACACCGATAATGACCACAAGTAGTCCTACTGACACTATTGCTAACAGAGACAGCAATACGTTGGTAGCAACAGCAACGACACCAATAAATAGCAATCAGTCATCACTACTTAAAGTACCACCAGGTTCTACGTACAAATCATTGAACAAAAATCCATATTCAGCAATAAAATATGTCCTGCCACCAAGTATGAAAAATGTCAAGGCTCAAATGAATGAGCAATCATCCGTACCTTCAGGTCTACTGATACCACTGGGTTCTAATATTGTAACTAATCCTATTTACCTCGACAACAACCAAGTGCTGTCAAGTGCTGACAACAATGAAGACGACAATGACTCGAATGAAATTGTCGTCAAATCAGGCAACGGCTGGAGACTACTCCAAAAAAGACCTAATTCAGTTACGACTATGAGAAATGTACAGACCAATGGTGTCAATagaaatattgttattaataataaaaatggggAGAAACAAACGTTACTACGTAAGGGCATGTCGTTATTGAACACTGGCCAGAATTCACCTCTTAGAAATATTAAGAACAAGAACAAAATACAAGCCAATGGTAAAGTTAATGGGCATTTAATGAGAATCGCTGGTAATAAAAGAACATTCGATCATGGGTACACGATAGCGACCGGAATGAATGAGCCGAAGTTGATAAATTacattgataataattcaaatggaATTATTAACATAAACGATGATAATTTAGACAGTAATACAGTTTATGTTGTACAGAATGAGGATGATTTGGTGGATCAAGATCAAGATCAAGTAGAAAAGGAATTGGAAAATCAGAGTACAAAACAGTCTTATACATTAACGAATTCACAGGGTagagttaatttaattagacgGGGtagtaatagaaataataataataacagtagtAATAAATATGACGGTAATGTTTCGCCAACGCAGACCAGCAGATCGTCGTATTTGCGAGACGATTTGACAGATGATGAAATAGCCAGTAAACTGAGTGTCGTTGGAGAAGCACTCAGTACAGTTAGCGATCACGACTTGAGAGAACGAGCGCTGAAAGCTTTAGCTGAATGCGGTATTGGGATGGAACGTTTTGTTCCGAAAAAACCACCGCTTAATTATCTGTCTGTAAAAGAATCCCAGACGCAGACGAATGTCTTTGGATtacttgatgaaaataattttatcagcgTAACCGGTGACACTGACAGCATAATGCGGTTACAGGAAATAGAGAGACAAATAATTGTTGATGATACCAAAGTAAATAAGCCGTCTGTTGATATTGTCAAGTTCAAGCAAGATCTTGATAAAGTATTGGACGGTGATTGGGTTAATAAACCAAATATAGAACAAGTTAAGGAATTGTTGAAAGTAAATCCACTGGTTGAAAAAGCTTACAAGCTATTGGAACGTGAGATAAACAATTGTAAAAAGTATGATGAGAATGGGTTACTGAGTATTCATAAagctgttttaaaaaacaatgaacGTGCACTAAAGAGACACATCATGGTGCTCAGAGCTTCCAAAGAAACCGTTGATATTCCTACTAAAGATGGacag acgaGTCTTGAATTGGCGATTCAACATTCAGCATCATCCGAAATTGTACAGTTATTACTAAAGAATGGGGCTAATCCTGTGTCACCTGAAAATACTCATGACTCGGCTTTAACTATCGCGAGTAGAAATACATCAGACTTTTTACCTCAACTTGTTAGATATTTATCACCAAACAATCCGGCAATTAATAATGTTGATTCCGAAG gTTTCACAGCCTTGCATCACTGTTCAAGAAATGGAGATTTGAAGGGAGTCAAAAGTTTACTGAGTATAAATGCCGATGTTAATGCCCGGGACTGTAAGTCTGGTAGAACAGCATTGTTCCATGCCTTTGAAAATGAGTACCTCACAATCTGTAAAGAATTGTTGGTCGCTGGAGCGAAACCGATTATTCCAAACTACAGTGGACATACCGTACTTACTATTTTCGATgaagaaaaacattttatgttaaaagAATACTTTACGAAAATtccgaaataa